CCGCCCCCAACCCCTTCGCGGGCGCCGTGGAACTCTACGCCGTGTCGCCGCTCGGCTCCGCCAAGGCCCTCGGCGCGCTGCCCGAGCTGGCGATCTACGACGCCCGCGGACGGCGCGTGCGAACCCTGTCGCTGGCGGCGCGCTCCGCGGAACGTGCCGTCGCCAGCTGGGACGGCCGGGACGCCTCCGGGCGCGCGACACCCGCCGGGGTCTACTTCGCCGCACTCGTCGGCAGGCCGGCCGCCGCACAACTGCGCCTCACCCGCCTGAAATAGCCCCGCCCGAACTTGCTCAAGCAGCCCCCCTTGTGTGACGATAGCGGTAGAATGAGCGACAGATTGCCAATGCAGACCGGGCAGTTCAGCCTGAAGCGCGTCCTGCTCACGGTGGCGCTCGTGCAGCTGGTGCTGGCCGCCGCCATGTTCATCTACTGGCGCGTCTACCAGGGCGAGTTCTTCCCCTATCCCATCAACGACGACGGCAGCGTCACCTGCGAGGGCGCACCGCTGCTGATCGGCTACGGCGTGCGCATCCCGCCGCCCTGGACCTTCACGGGCGTGGGCAGCGACACGCTGCGGCTCAACGGTTTCCCCTTCGAGCCGCTCCGCAAGGACGACGCGTCCGTGGAGCTGACGCCAGGCCAGCGCGACCGCATCCGCACCATCAAGGCCATCCTGGAAGAGGCGGAAAACGCCTACAAGACGTCCGACGGCAAGGAGGCGGGCATGCGCGCCTTCGCCGACGCCATGGAGCCGTACCTGGGCGGCGTCCTGCTCTCCCTGCAGCTGGATATGGGGGGCGAGACTCTGACCGCCGACTTCGGCGGCGACATCCCCGAGGTCACCGTGAACTTCCTGCACGACCCGCACTGGGTGGAGCCGGAGGGACTGATCCGCAGCCGCCACTACGGCACCATGCGCGAGTTCATCGGCTGGATGGAGGAGAACCACGACGGCGTGCTCTGCTTCGGCACCGGACATCTGACGTTGTCCGGTATAGCCGAGGACCGGCGCGCCTACCAGCGCGTACTGGACATCCTGGAGACCCTGCCGCGCGACCCCCGCCGGGCGATCACCGCCGATGACATCCGCCACGTCATGGCGGACGACGCGTTCTTCGCCCGCTTCGAGGCGTTGATCTACGATTTCCTGCAGCACGGCGGGCGGGACGCGCCGAGCGGGCTCTGATCCCCGGCTTTCCCCTCAGGACGATGTCATCGGATATGTGGCGCAGGCGCCGAGCCGGTGCCCGCCGGCGGGCAACGTCAAGGCCACCGTTGAAAGCGGGGACGGGACTCGCGATCAGTTCGCGGGCGATTCCTTTCGCGTCGCTTCGCGCGGGCGGGATCGGTTTCCGGGAGCGTCGTCGTCGGGACCCCCGAACGGCGCCCGTGCGTCGGCTCCCGCCAGGCGGTGTTTCACCGCCGCCGCCTCGTGCAGGCGCCCGCAGACGTCGCGGACCGCCGTGCGGCAGACGTCCAGCCTCGCGGCGGTGCACGGGTCGAGCAGGCCGTTCGGTACGGCACCCCGGCCGCCGGCCGGTTCGTCCTTGCCGTGGGCCAACCTGTTGCGCCAGGTGTCGAGCGCCTTGAGCGACTGCCAGGGCGGCTTGCTCCAGTCCTGCGCGACCGCCAGCTCCTCGCAGAGCCAGTTGAGCTTGCCGAGGACGCCCCGGTACGGCGTGGCGGTGAAATGGGCCTTCTCGTCGGCCCAGATCCCGGGCGCCGCGCGGGCGCCGACGAAGTTCAGATAGGCCTCCAGCGCCGAGTGGGTCAGCATCATCGCGCCCAGCAGGGCGTAGGCCGGCCGCGGATCGCCCGCGGCCGGCAGCCGCGACATGTGCGCCGCGCCGCGCCACAGGATTTCGTGCAGGTAAAGGGCGTCGTCCGCTCTCATCTCCCTCCCGTCATGTTCTCGAGATCGCGCGGGCGCGGGCGTTCATGGCCGGTGATGATAGGGTGCGCAGGGAAAAAAGTCACCTGACAGGGGCCGGATAATTCCTAGATTGAGAGGATTCCTTCACCTGTCCCACGGAGAAGCCATGCGCAACCCGATCGTGTTCTTCGTCTGTCTCTTCGCCGCCGGGACGCTTCTCGCCGGCGAACCCGACACGCTCTTCGTCGAGGTCGAGCGGGGCGTCGCGCTGGAGGTGCTGGACTGGGGCGGCGACGGCCCCGAGGTGGTGCTGCTGGCGGGCCTGGGCAGCACGGCCCACGTCTTCGACGATTTCGCCCGGCGCCTCGCGCGCCACGCCAGGGTGCGCGGCGTCACCCGCCGCGGCTTCGGCGCCTCGACCCACCCGGTCAACGGCTACGACCAGCGCACCCTTGCCCGCGACGTGAAGATCGTCTGCGACCGACTGGGTCTCGCGCGTCCCGTGCTGGTCGGTCATTCGCTGGCCGGTTCGGAGATGGCCTGGTTCGAGCTGCAATGGCCGGGACGCGCGCGCGCCCTGGTGTTCCTCGAGGCGGCCTACGATCACAGCCGCCTGGGCGAGCTGGACGAGATGGCGCTGCCGCCCGCGTCCCGGCCGCCGGCGCGGGGCGACAAGTCTTCCCCCACGGCGGTGCGCGACTGGCTGCGCCGCACAAGGGGGTTCACGGCGCCCATGAGCGAGGTCACCGCCCTGTTCCGCTTCGGCGCGGACGGGCGCCTGCTGGACGCCACCGGCTCGGCGACGGCAGCCGGGATCATCCGCCACGCCCTGCCGCCCCCTCCCTTCGCGAGCGTGCGCGCCCCGACGCTGGCTGTCTACGCCAAGCCGACGCTTGCATCCCGCTATCCCGCGCTGGATTCGTCGGACGCCGGGAACCTGTCGCGAGCCCATGCCCGCGTGGCGCTGGAGCGTGACTGGATGGCGACCCAAGTGGCCGCCTTCCAGCAGGCGGTGCCCCACGCCGTGATAGTCGTGCGCGACGGTGCGAACCATCATCTCCATCTGACGGACGGGGCGGGCACGGCCCTGGCGGTGGGGGCGTTCCTCGGGACGCTGGATCAATAGGGCGGCAATTCCATCCCGTAACGAGCCCACTCCTCCTGGCTGGGCCCGTAGATGCCGGGTACCGGCCGGCCGGCCTGACGCAGCAGCACCGTCATCTGGCCCCGGTGGTGGATCTCGTGATCCATGAGGATCTTCAGGGTGACGCCGCGGGGCCAGGTCTCGCCGTAGAGCTCGTCGGTCCGCTTGAGATCGTCGTCCGACCACTTTGCCTTCAGCGCGGCGACCAGTTCGTCTGTCACCCTGTCGTAGGCGTCGCGCACCTCGTCCGGCGATCCGGGCGGCAGGGACTTCTCATCCACGGACGAGAGCCCCAGTCCCAGCTTGTTCATCATCTCCGGCACGGTGGTGACGATGTGCCAGGCCACGCCGCGCAGGGTGCGGTGCCCGGACACCACGTTCTGACACATGCTGTCGGTGTCGATGACGGCGATGATCTTCTTCGTGCCCTCGACCAGGTTCTGGTAGCCGCTGAAAAAGTCGTCGAGTTTGCGGAACATGGTTTTCACCTCCGGGCCCGACGTTATCCCATCGCCACGGGGCGGGCAACCGGGAGAACCGTGAACATTCACCACGATTGCGGTTTCCCGGCACGCCGGACCCGAGAGCCGGCCCCCCATGACAAATCTCCCAACAGAGCACATGACAACGAGATACGCGGCGCGCGCATTTCGGGCCCATTGGGCACGCTCCCTGCGATACCGGGGGCAAGACACTCAATGACCCCTGGCGGGATTCGACAAGGAGCAGCGGCATGGACAAGCACATCATTCACCGACGCATCTGGCTGCGGGCCCCCCTGGTCGCGCTGACCCTGACCCTGGCCCTGCTGGCGCTGCTGGCGGCCACCGTCCGGGCGGGCGAGTTCCCCCACGAGCGCAAGGGGCTGGTGCTGGGCTTCAACCTCGGCGGCGGCAACGCCGCCCTGCAGTACGACCTGTTCGGCACGAACGTCGAGCGCGAGATCGAAAACGTCTTCGGCGGCGGCGGACGCATCGGCTACGGCCTCTCCGACCACGTCGTCCTCTCGCTGGAGGGGCACGGCTTCGGCAAGACCAGCGGCGAGGCCGACGTGCAGGCCGTCATGACCCTGGTCACCGTCACCTGGTATCCCGGCGGCGGCGGGTTCTTCCTGCGCGCGGGCGGGGGCGGCGGTGCGGCGAACGTGACTCTGCCCGGCCCGCCCGCGGCGGTCGACTGGAACGAGCGCGAGGCCGAGGGTGCCGCCGGCGTGGGCCTCGGCTACGAGTGGCGCCTGGGCCGGCAGTTCGCCCTGGGCGTGGCCCTCGACGCGCGCGGCCTGTCGTTCGAGGACCTGCCGCTCTTCCGGGAGACGACCCTCGGCCACGGCACGGCGTCGCTGCAGCTGAACTGGTACCTCTAGCCCGGCAGAGATCCGGCGGGGCCGGTCGGGATATCGTCCCGGCCGGCCCTGCTGCCTACTCAGGGAACGATGTCCCCGTCGCGGATCACGCAGGCGGTCGAGCCGTCGCTGCGCGTGACGGTCAGGGTGGGGCGGTGGAAGAGGTAGTCGATGTGCGTGCTGGAGCGGTTGCGCCCGCCGGGCAGGCCCAGATTGCTGCCGAAGGCGATGTGGGCGGTGCGCAGGGCCTTCTCGTCCTCGAGCATGTTGCCGTGCAGCCCCGCGCCGGGGTTCAGCCCGATGCCCAGTTCGGCGATCGTCCGCGCGCCGTCGTCGGTGTCCATCAGCTCGATGATGCGGGCGGCGAGCGTCGGGTCATCGCTGGCGACGTCCACGCCCCGCCCGCCGCGGCAGGTGATGGTCGCCGGGGCCGGCACGTTGCCGTCGGAGCCGAAGCAGCCGTCGACGACCAGCGCGCCGTCGGCGCGATCCTCGCGGGGGCAGCAGTAGACCTCGCCGCAGGGCAGGTTGACGCCCTTCTCGGTCAGGGTGATGCGCACGTCCGAGACGAAGGGGCGTCCGGTCAGCCCCAGGGTCAGGTCGGTGCCCGCCCCCGATGCGACGTGCACCGACTCCGCGTCGCGGAACAGGTCGATCAAGCGCTCCGCGCCGTAGCGCATGGCGGTGTAGTCCACGTCCAGCGCGCCGCCTTCCATCATCCTGTCGACGATGCCGGGACTGTGTCCCATACGCAGCTTGCGCGCCTCGATGGCGTGGATCCACTGCAGGCGGAACGGTATCTCGTCGCTGCGGCCGGCGATGGCGTTGATGATCACGTCGCGCCCCTCGAGCAGGTCGAGCATCCCCTCGGGAAGTGTCGTCAGGGGACGGTTGTCCTCGGGCAGGCGGAAGAGGTCGGCGGTGCAGCCGTTCGCGCGGGCCGCCGCCAGGAAGGCGTCGGGGCAGGCGCCTGTCGAATCGTCGCCGATTACCAGCACGGCGTCCCCCGGCGCCAGGTCGAGCGCCTGCCGCATGGCGGACAGGGCGGCGCGGGTCATGGTATGAAGGTCGGGCACGTCGGCCGTCCTCTCGATCGAGGCACCCGGCGAAGACGGATGCGCAGTTTTCGGGTTGCTACCGGTCGCGCTCCGCGCCGGCGCGTGCGCGCGGCCCACGGGGAAGACGCCGGGGCGGTCGATTGGTTGCCTATCGATCGTCCGCGGAGGTAGCTGCGGGAGATGCCGCGCGACTGTAGACCATCCGGCCGCTCCCGCACAAGGGCGCCGCCGCGACCGCTTCATCATCCGCCCGGAGAACGGCCGATGGTGCGTTATCGGCGATTCGCGAGGGGCGCGGCGAAGGCCAGCACGTGGCCGTCGGGATCGAGACAGTAGCCGGCGCGGTCGCCCCAGTCGCGCGGCCGCGGTCGCGAGCAATACGCAGCCCAGCGCCGCCAGCGTCATGCGGTTCGGCATCCTCATGGTGCTCAATAGTCCCTTCCGGCGGGCCGAATGGCCGAGGGATCGCCGGCGTGGCAGAGCGTCACGCCGTAGACCATGCCGCAGTGCGGGCAGTGGTCCTCGAACCTGGACATGACGAAAGCCTCGCCGCATTCGCATTCGATCCGCGCCGCCACGGGCAGGGGCATGTCCCGGAATCCCATCATGCGCAGCTTGTCCACCATGGCGCGACCGTCCTCGCGAACGCCGCCGCATCCGTCGTGCATATGTCCGTCCATCCTCTCATGATCGTGTGGCCGGTCGGGTGAGGAATAAACATACACCAACCAGTATATAATACCAGGAAATCCGGGCCTGCTCCGGCGCGGAGGGATCAGGGTGAGATCCCGCGTCCCAGCGCCTCCGCCTCCACGAAGACCATCTTGACCCGCGGCCACTTGGTCCTGATTGCCCGGCCCAGGGCGGCGACGGCCGCCTCCAGCCGCCCGGCCGGGCAGTCGTCACGGAAGTCCACGCTCACGTTCACCAGGATGAACTCCGGTCCCATGTGCAGGGTGAGCACCTCGCCCACGCGGTCGATCTCGGGCACCTCGCGGGCCAGGCGCCGCACGCCCTCGACCACCTCCGGCCGCGCACTCTCGCCGATCAGCAGGCTCTTGGTCTCCCAGGCCAGCCACAGGGCGGTGGCGCCTAGGATCAGGCCGATCACGACGGACGCGGCGCCGTCGAACCAGGCCAGCCCGGTCTTATGGGCGAGCCATACGCCCAGGAAGGCGACGACCAGGCCGAGCAGGGCGGCCGTGTCCTCGAAGAGCACCACGAAGGTGGACGGATCCTTGCTCTCCTGAACGGCGCGCAGGAGGTTGCGGCGCCCGCGTGCCCGCGAGAACTCCCGGCAGGCCATGGTCCACGCCACGCCCTCGAAGATCATCGACATGGCCAGCACGATGTAGTTGAGAGTGGGATCGTCGATGGGGTGCGGCTGCCTGATGTGCTGCACGCCCTCGTACAGGGAGATGCCGGAGCCCACCGCGAAGATCATGATCGCCACCACGAAGCTCCAGAAATAGATCTCCTTGCCGTGGCCGAAGGGATGGCGCGCGTCGGCCGGGCGACGGGCGCGCTTCAGCCCGAGCAGCAGCAGCACCTGGTTGGCGGTGTCCACGATGGAGTGGATGCCCTCGGACAGCATGGCCGAGTTGCCGGTGATCCCCGCGGCGACGAACTTGGTGACGGCGATCAGCGCGTTGCCGGCCAGCGCGGCGTAGATGACCCTGCGGGAACCGGATGCGGCCATGGGCGGAACTCCGTTGGCAAGCCGGAAGACGACCGTTGCGGAGATGCGGCGGCCGTCATTCTAGCGCCCGGCGCGAGGCGATGCCAGCGCCGGTCGCGAAACACGGCCGCGGAGGCCGAAATTACTGGACACGCGGCGCAAAATGGGGAAATTGAGATGGTCGCGAATCGATCGCCGGATCAACCGAGGATGGACGCAAGATGAGCGAAATCGCCGAAACCAAGCCCGGCTGGAAGTTCTCCAAGGCCTTCTGGGTCGCCAACAGCGTCGAGGTGCTCGAGCGCGCGGCCTGGTACGGCGTATTCGTGGTCACCACCCTGTACCTGTCCCGCATCCTGGGCTATACGGACGTGCAGGCGGCGACGACCTCGGGCGTCTTCGTGGCGGGGCTCTACTTCCTGCCCACCTTCAGCGGCGCCTACGCCGACCGCATCGGCTTCCGCAACGCGCTGTTGCTCGCTTTCGGGCTGCTGACCATCGGCTACGGCAGCATGTGGCTGCTGCCCACGCTGCTGGAGTCCGGCGGGCTGGTGCAGTACGGCGTCCCCGACGCCGCCTCGGAACTCAGGGACCAGGTCGGCAAGATCATCGTCTTCAACGGACTGGACACGAGCTGGCAGAAGTGGCTCTTCGTGCCGGTGATGATGGTGATCATGGTGGGCGGGTCGTTCATCAAGTCGGTGATCACCGGCACGGTCGCCAAGGAGACCACCGAGGCGAATCGCGCCCGGGGCTACTCGATTTTTTATGCCATGGTCAACGTCGGCGCCTTCAGCGGCAAGACCATCGTCAAGCCCCTGCGCGAGGGGATGGGCAACGAGGGGCTGATCATCCTGAACCTCTTCGCGGCCGGCATGACCCTGCTGGCCTTCGTGCTGGTATTCTTCTTCTACAAGGCCTCGCGCGGCGAGGGCGAGGGGCGGCAGCTATCGGAGATCCGGGCGGCGTTCATGGCCGTCCTGAGCCGCACGCGCCTGATCGTGCTGACCCTCATCATCACCGGCTTCTGGATGGTCCAGCACCAGCTCTACGCCAGCATGCCCAAGTACGTGCTCCGCATGGCCGGCGAGGGCTCGGCGATCTCCTGGTTCGCCAACGTGAATCCCGCGGTGGTGGTTATCTTTGTGGCCTGGATCACGCAGGTCATGCGCAAACGCACCGCGCTGTACTCGATGACCATCGGCATGTTCATCATGCCCCTGTCGGCCTTCTGCATGGCGGCGGGCAACATGCTCGGCGGCGACATCCTCGGCTTCCATCCCGTGGCCTTCATGATGCTGGTGGGCATAGGCTTCCAGGGCCTGGCCGAGTGCTTCATCTCGCCGCGTTTTTTGGAATACTTCTCCCTGCAGGCCCCCAGGGGCGAGGAGGGGCTGTACCTGGGCTTCAGCCATCTGCACTCGTTCATCTCGGCCCTGGTGGGTTTCTTCATCTCGGGGCTGATGCTCGACCGCTGGTGCCCCGATCCGCGGACCCTGCCCGCGGTCGTCCAGACCCAGCGCCTGGCGGCGCTGGCGGGCGATGGCGTCATGCCCGAGGCCTACCAGCACGCCCACTACCTGTGGTTCGTCTTCGTGGGCATCGCGCTCTTCTCGGCCATCGCGTTGATCGTCTACGGCCGGGTGACTGCACGGATCGACGCGAAGACGGCCCGCTAGGCGAGCGCTCGCGGCCCGTGACGAAAGCCGGGCCGCCCGCGTGCGCGGGGCCCTCGCGGATCATCTTCGAAAAAAGACCAGCCGCGGCACCCTTCCTTGGGAGCAGCGGCCGGCCGCGACACGTGTCGAAGACAGTATAACCCACGTGTCAAGGGGGGGGCTGCGGCAACGGGAACGACACCCGCAACTCCGCTGGCGGACTGCCGGTACCGGCATTTCACCTGTCCGAGAATCATGTTCACGTCCTGCGCGACCTTCCTTTTCGGTCGAGGGATGCCGTTGACCAGACCGCAGGGCGCGGTGACCATCCAGTCGAACCGCAGGCCCCGGCCGTGCAACCCACCATCGGTGATGTCGTGCTATCAGACGAACTCCGCCCGTGACGGGCCCATGCCCCGGGATACGGGCAAGGACCCCGTGGGCGAGTACGAGCTGGCCGGATGGCGGCTGACGCGATCGGCCGCCGCCGCTTCCGATTAGCCGCTCTCCCGCACCGGCAACCTCAGGATCGTCCGCAACTTCTCTGGCGCCACGCGCCGCGGGTCCGACAGGTAGATCTCGTGGTGGCGGCCGCGGGGGGCGAGACCCCCTGCGGCGGCGAACGCGAGCATCTGCGCCACCGTCTCGCGCTCCTGCGCGTAGGGGCCGACGTGCAGCATCTGCACGCACCGGCCCTCGGTCAGGTCGACGAGTTCCACCTCTCGGACCGTGGGATCCTTGCCCTTGTCCAGCAGCTTGGCCACTGCCCCGGAAAGGTCGCCCTCCGTGACGACCTCCGGCGTGCGGATCATCAGCCGCCAGTTCCATTGCGACCGCGGCGTGTCGTCGAGGGCGCGGTCGCCGTCGCCCCACCACTGGCATTCCAGCTTGCAGATCACGTAGTCGCCGCGGCCCTCGAACTTGCGGGTCATCTTGATGGTGTAGGCGACGGCGTACAGCGCCCCGATCCTGGTCCCGAAGGCGTCGCCGTCCGGCGCGCCCCGGCCGGCGACGGCGAGGTAGCGCGCCCCGCCGACGTCGACCAGCAACGGCTTGCGCGAGGCCCTGTACTGCGCCTCGTGCAGCCCGGCCAGGTCGATCTTGTCGCCCATGGCTAGGCGTCTCCCTCGATGGGCAGGTGGATGTCCGTGAGCAGCTCCTCGGGGGGCGTGCTCTCGGGATCGTTGAGATAGATCTCGAGGCTCGGCTCCGCGCGGATCGTGCGCTCATGCGTCGGGATCCACTGGCCGCAGAGCTCTGCGTAGGTCTCGTATAGCTTATCGTAGGGACCATGATGGGTGGTCACGGCATAGACGCCGCCGCCGACGGCCTGCACGCCGATTTCGCCCGTGGGCTCGTAGTCTTCGCCGATGGTCACGCAGGCGTCGTAGCGCAGCTTGTCGGGGGGCGTCGCGTCGGGATCGTCGTGGGAGAGGCCGATGTATTCCGCGCCCGGCCCGAGCCGACCCTCCGCGCCCAGGTGCGTGCAGAGGCCACTCCAGGCGCTCCCGCATTCGTTGTAGGGTCCGATGTGCCTGACGAAGGCCACGCGGCGTTCGGGTACCGTCTTGATGGTCACGTCCATGGTCGATCCTCCGGTCTCCAGTGATTCGAAGGTGATCACCCCGTCCTCCGTGCAGCGGAGCCCGGGCGCGGCGGCGACCGGGGGTCGTCGTCGCTTGCGGTATGTGCTCGGCGAGAGGCCGGTCATGGCGCCGAAGGCCCGCGTGAAGGCCGCGTGGGATTCGTAGCCGGCGTCCAGGGCGATCCGGATGACCGGATCGTCGCCCGTGGTCAGCCGCCCCGCCGCCCTTTCGAGCCGCAGCCGCCGGATATGGGCCCGCACCGACTCGCCCACCATGCCGCGGAAGATGCGGTGGAAGTGGTAAGGCGAGAAGTGGGCCACTTCGGCCAGCTCCTCCAGGCTCGGGTCGCGGTCCAGGTTCTCCTGGATGTAGAGCAGCACGCGCAGGAGGCGTTGCTGGTAGTCCAGGAGCGTGGTGGTGCGCATGAGTCCTCCCCTCGGCCCGAATGATACGTCCCGGCCGGAGGCGCGGCTTGATCGTGCTTGCTGTGTTCGCCCGCGAGTATACAGAAAAAGGCCGCGGACCCCGAGGGGAGCCGCGGCCCGTCGTCCGAGGCGTCTCGGCCGCTCAGCACTTCGCCGCGACCGCCTCCGCCATCTCGGTGGTGGTGCTGCTGCCGCCCATGTCGTAGGTGCGGACCGCGCCCTCGGCGATGACCGCCGCCACGGCGGCCTCCAGCTTGTCGGCCATGTCGATCTCGCCCAGGTGGTCGAGCATCATCTTGGCCGAGAGGATCATGGCGATGGGGTTGACCTTGTTCAGGCCCACGTACTTGGGCGCGCTGCCGTGCGAAGGCTCGAAGACGGCCACCTTGTCGCCGATGTTGCCGCTGCAGGCGAAGCCCAGCCCGCCGACGAGCTGCGCGCAGAGATCGCTGATGATGTCGCCGAACATGTTGCTGGCCACCAGCACGCCGTAGTCCTGCGGGTTCTTGATCAGCCACATGCACATCGCGTCGATGTTGGTCTCCCACAGCTCGATGCCGGTGTAGTCCTTGGCGATCTTGCGGGCCTCGCGGATCATCAGGCCGCTGGTCTCGCGGATGACGTTGGGCTTCTCGACGATGGTGACGCTCTTGTAGCCGAACTTCCTGGCGTACTCGAAACCGTCCCGGATGATGTCCTGGCAGCCCTTGCGCGTGAAGATGCGGCAGCTGACGGCGATGTCCTCGTTGGCGGCCTCGCCGATGCGCCTCATCTGGGCCGGGTGGCTCTTGATGAAGGCGTCGCGGATCTCCTGCGGCAGCGGGTGGTACTCCACGCCCATGTACAGGCCCTCGGTGTTCTGGCGGAAGACCACCAGGTCGAGGTCGTCCCGGTAGTTCAGGGGGTTTCCCGCGTAGGCCTTGCAGGGGCGCAGGTTCGTCTTGAGGTCGAACTCCTGGCGCAGCCGCACGATGGGGCTGCGGTAGACCTTGCCGGTGCCTTTCAGCTCCGGGATCAGCGCCGCCTCGGCCTCCTCCTTGGGCATGCTCGTGATGGCGCCGAAGAGTGCGGCGTCCACGTCGTTGAGCATCTCGATCGTGCGGCCGGGCAGGGGATTGGCCTCCGTCTGCCAGAATTCCCAGCCGATGTCGCCGTGTACGTAGTCGGCGTCGAAGCCGAGCTTGTCCAGCACGATCCTGGCGGCCTCCATGACGTCGACGCCGACGCCGTCGCCCGGCATCCAGCCGATCCTGTACTTCGCCATGTCCGAATACCTCCTGCCCCGAGGTTGCCGAAAACGCGGGGGCGACGCCCCCGGTGCTTGCCGAGCCGTTGGTCCGGACAAAGATATACGGGAAAATCGGCGGGAAAAGCTATTTCGGAGGCGGGTTCTGGAGGGCGGCCCGCGCGTGGCGGGTCCGCAGCTCTTCGTCGAGGATCCGGTGCAGTTCCCGGGTCGCGGGGCTCTTCGCGCGGTGCCGGTTCTGGGCGATCAGCCTGGTGGCGACGGTGTTGCTGATCAGCACGAACAGCAGCGGCGCCGCCAGGGGCGCCAACCGCCGCCAGCGGTGATTCCTCAGCAGGCCGACGCAGCCGACCGTGCCGCTGGACAGGATCACGCAGAAGCCGATCGACGCCAGGTACAAGTACTTGATGTTGAGCCAGTCGAGCGGACCGGTGAAGATCGTGAACGGCAGCACCGTGATGTAGGTCCAGGCGATGAAGAACCGTACCGCGCGCCCGCCGAACACGAGCCCGAAGAAGCTGAACGAGATGATGCCCAGCGACACCAGCGATCTCACCAGCACGCGCCACTCGTAGATGAATCGCAGGATCGGATGGGACGATTCGAGCATGGTGCTGATCTGCAGCGGGAAGAGCATCAGGTTCAGGTAGCGGAAGATGTTCTTGAAGCCGTACCAGACGGCCTGGGGCGCGCTGACGCCCTCGGTGACGAACCTGTCCGGATCCTGGTAGCCCCATATCCGCTGCGCGACGTAGAACAGGACGCCCAGGGCGATCAGGATCACCAGGCTGCCCGGGAGCAAGGCGCGGCCGCCCCGCTCCTTGTAGAAGAAGTAGCGGTAGGCGACCAGGCTGCCCAGGATGGAGAAGGACACCGGCTTGGTGAGTCCCGCCAGCAGGAAGACCCCCAGCCCGCAGAGATACCAGGGCGACCGTAGACGCCCCCCGTGGTGGAAGTCGTTGCGCATCAGGCAGTAGAGCACCACGAGGTAGAAGAACGCCAGCATCAGCGGCTCGAACCCGGCCAGGCTCATCATGATCTTGCCGTAGTGCCCGACCGACAGGGCGAAGAGCAGCGATGCCAGCATGGCCAGCCGTTCCCTCGGAAAGAGCATGTAGACCAGCAGGTAGACCACGAAGGCGTTCATGCCGTGCAGGACGAGATTGACCGCCAGGTAGCCGGCCGGCGCCAGGCCGAACAGGCGGTATTCCAGCATCAGGCCCAGCTGCAACAGGGGCTGGCTGAAGGCGTTGCCCAGATGAAGGAAGAACTTGTCGACGCCGTTGCTCAGGATGTCGGCGTCGAGCAGGATCTCGAAGTCGATGGGGCTCCACAGGGGCAGGGAGATGACCCGCCAGTACGTCAGGAAGACGACCAGCTGCAACACGACCAGGAATGTAAGATGATTCCAGGGCTTTCTCAT
This genomic stretch from bacterium harbors:
- a CDS encoding isocitrate/isopropylmalate dehydrogenase family protein → MAKYRIGWMPGDGVGVDVMEAARIVLDKLGFDADYVHGDIGWEFWQTEANPLPGRTIEMLNDVDAALFGAITSMPKEEAEAALIPELKGTGKVYRSPIVRLRQEFDLKTNLRPCKAYAGNPLNYRDDLDLVVFRQNTEGLYMGVEYHPLPQEIRDAFIKSHPAQMRRIGEAANEDIAVSCRIFTRKGCQDIIRDGFEYARKFGYKSVTIVEKPNVIRETSGLMIREARKIAKDYTGIELWETNIDAMCMWLIKNPQDYGVLVASNMFGDIISDLCAQLVGGLGFACSGNIGDKVAVFEPSHGSAPKYVGLNKVNPIAMILSAKMMLDHLGEIDMADKLEAAVAAVIAEGAVRTYDMGGSSTTTEMAEAVAAKC